From Dasypus novemcinctus isolate mDasNov1 chromosome 19, mDasNov1.1.hap2, whole genome shotgun sequence, a single genomic window includes:
- the LOC101415354 gene encoding cationic amino acid transporter 4-like, translating to MAWRLPSAASMAHFCRKLNRLKTLEESTTEMSPSHSLSMLDIILQGVGHLVGMGFYVLTGTVAREMTGPAMLVSYMVAAVASLLMALCYAEFAARVPGPASSYLFTYVSVGELWAFLIGCNVLLLNLLSGAMVAQSWSGYLDAMFNYQIRYLTETHLSTWQVPFLAPYPDFLASGIILLASAFLSCGARVSSWLNHTFTVINLCIILFIVIMGFSLASLENWNAEGNGFAPFGFSGIMARAAICLYAFGGIQLIAIYSREARNPRKAAPMAITISVSLVTTAYILVSTVLTLMVPWHNLDPQSALADAFYQLGYSWAGFIVTAGSFSAMITVLLWILFFLPRLVYAMAADGLFFQVFAHVDPRTQVPVTGTLVFGVLMALLALMLDFDALVQFISFGWLLTYTFVATSTIRLHFQKTSQPRPLGPASPDPEDNSSVPLQPASDEHASGPEPGQLRPALRPYLGFLGECSHGTAVAWALGLLVVSAITLSGVLTFGDSTLHLPHWGYILLVLVSGVTFLLSLAVLAAHQQERLQDTFQTPLVPLTPALSILLNICLMLNLSYLTWLCFFGWLLIGLVVYFGYGIQHSKENLREPQE from the exons ATGGCCTGGCGACTGCCCAGCGCCGCCAGCATGGCACACTTCTGTAGGAAGCTGAACCGGCTGAAGACACTGGAGGAGTCCACCACAGAGATGTCACCCAGTCACAGCCTGTCCATGCTGGACATAATACTTCAAGGAGTGGGTCACTTGGTGGGCATGGGCTTCTATGTGCTTACGGGCACTGTGGCAAGGGAGATGACTGGTCCTGCCATGCTTGTGTCCTACATGGTGGCCGCAGTGGCCTCCCTGCTGATGGCCCTGTGCTACGCAGAGTTTGCAGCCCGTGTGCCCGGTCCGGCCTCTTCCTACCTCTTCACCTACGTGTCTGTGGGTGAGCTGTGGGCCTTCCTCATTGGCTGTAATGTGCTGCTCCTGAACCTCCTCAGTGGTGCCATGGTGGCCCAGTCCTGGAGTGGCTACCTGGATGCCATGTTTAATTACCAAATTCGCTACCTCACTGAAACACACCTAAGCACCTGGCAGGTGCCCTTCCTGGCCCCGTACCCAGACTTCCTGGCCTCTGGCATCATTCTTCTTgcctctgcctttctctcttgTGGAGCCCGTGTCTCCTCCTGGCTCAACCACACCTTCACAGTCATCAACCTCTGCATCATCCTCTTTATTGTCATCATGGGCTTCTCCCTGGCCAGTTTGGAAAACTGGAACGCTGAGGGAAATGGCTTTGCACCCTTTGGCTTCTCGGGCATCATGGCTAGAGCTGCCATCTGCCTCTACGCCTTCGGGGGCATCCAACTCATCGCCATCTATAGCAGGGAGGCCCGGAACCCGCGGAAGGCTGCGCCCATGGCCATCACCATCTCTGTCAGCCTGGTGACCACAGCCTACATCCTGGTCTCCACCGTGCTTACCCTCATGGTTCCCTGGCACAACCTCGACCCACAATCAGCACTCGCTGATGCCTTCTACCAGCTGGGCTACAGCTGGGCCGGCTTCATCGTGACAGCGGGCTCCTTCTCTG CAATGATCACAGTCCTGCTCTGGATTCTCTTCTTCCTGCCTCGCTTGGTCTATGCCATGGCGGCCGATGGGCTCTTCTTCCAGGTGTTTGCCCATGTGGATCCCAGGACCCAGGTCCCCGTGACGGGCACCCTGGTGTTTGGGGTCCTCATGGCCCTCCTGGCACTGATGCTGGACTTTGACGCACTGGTGCAGTTCATCTCCTTCGGGTGGCTGCTCACCTACACCTTCGTGGCCACCAGCACCATAAGGCTGCACTTCCAGAAGACCTCTCAGCCCAGGCCCCTGGGTCCAGCCAGCCCTGATCCTGAGGACAACTCCTCAGTGCCCCTCCAGCCAGCGAGCGATGAGCATGCCTCAGGTCCTGAGCCCGGGCAGTTGCGGCCGGCCCTGAGGCCCTACCTGGGCTTCCTGGGTGAGTGCAGCCATGGAACCGCTGTGGCTTGGGCACTTGGCCTCCTGGTGGTCTCTGCCATCACCCTGAGCGGCGTGCTCACCTTTGGGGACTCAACTCTGCACCTCCCGCACTGGGGCTACATCCTGCTGGTCCTGGTCAGTGGGGTCACCTTTCTGCTCAGTCTCGCTGTCCTGGCAGCCCACCAGCAGGAGCGCCTACAGGATACCTTCCAG ACACCCCTGGTGCCCCTGACGCCAGCTTTGAGTATCCTCCTCAACATCTGCCTCATGCTGAATCTAAGCTACCTGacctggctgtgcttttttggctGGCTGCTGATTG GACTTGTCGTGTACTTTGGCTATGGCATTCAGCACAGCAAGGAGAACCTGCGGGAGCCACAGGAGTAG